One region of Paenibacillus polymyxa M1 genomic DNA includes:
- a CDS encoding Stp1/IreP family PP2C-type Ser/Thr phosphatase codes for MIKTVHVSHVGRVRSVNEDSAWIRHLEQGYILGIVADGMGGHLAGDTASRLAVETLAADLATLESGLSAHSLTAALSDAILHANEVIFQTAARDDQYHNMGTTVVAVLLNDASGIIGHIGDSRAYVISKGTVRQLTEDHTLVNELFKNGQISKEERENHPRRNVLTRALGTDSEVKVDIDTITLEKGDVLLLCSDGLSNLVTEEQIRKVVGAAENPLEERADRLLHLALLAGGDDNITVALFELPDNTVSLSEKGCEA; via the coding sequence TTGATCAAAACAGTTCATGTCAGCCATGTCGGACGTGTGCGTTCGGTAAATGAGGATTCTGCCTGGATCAGGCACTTGGAGCAAGGCTATATTCTTGGAATTGTTGCCGATGGTATGGGGGGGCATCTGGCCGGTGATACGGCCAGCCGCCTTGCGGTAGAGACACTTGCCGCTGATTTGGCGACACTGGAGAGCGGGTTATCCGCACATTCTTTGACGGCGGCGCTCAGCGACGCTATTTTGCATGCCAATGAAGTCATCTTCCAAACGGCTGCGCGCGATGACCAGTATCATAATATGGGAACGACGGTTGTTGCCGTTTTGCTCAACGATGCATCTGGAATTATCGGACATATCGGTGACAGTCGCGCCTATGTCATATCCAAAGGCACGGTCCGTCAGCTTACAGAAGACCATACTTTGGTTAATGAGTTGTTCAAAAACGGTCAGATCAGTAAGGAAGAGCGGGAGAACCATCCTCGTCGCAATGTTCTGACACGGGCATTGGGCACTGATTCCGAGGTGAAGGTGGACATTGACACCATTACGCTGGAAAAAGGCGATGTGCTATTACTTTGCAGTGACGGATTAAGCAATTTGGTAACAGAAGAACAGATCCGTAAGGTAGTAGGTGCCGCAGAAAATCCTTTGGAGGAACGTGCGGATCGTCTGCTACACCTGGCGTTGCTTGCCGGTGGAGACGATAATATTACTGTAGCTTTGTTTGAATTGCCCGACAACACGGTTTCATTGAGTGAAAAGGGGTGTGAAGCATGA
- the rlmN gene encoding 23S rRNA (adenine(2503)-C(2))-methyltransferase RlmN translates to MKPFIYDLTLEELQDWAKNNGEPAFRGGQIFDWLYVKRINNFSEMTNLSKALREKLEEQFSFVTLHEITKLESKDGTVKFLFGLHDDHAIETVIMRHNYGNSICVTTQVGCRIGCTFCASTLGGLKRNLTAGEITAQVVQAQKILDKTNERVSSIVIMGSGEPFENYEATMTFLRTMIHEKGLNIGQRHITVSTSGIVPNIYKFADEDTQINLAISIHAPNDALRSKLMPVNRRYPFKDVMDSLRYYLAKTGRRISFEYALIGGVNDQAEHAEELADVLKDMLCHVNLIPVNHVPERKYVRTSRSDIFNFQRILAEKGVNVTIRREQGHDIAAACGQLRAKHMELG, encoded by the coding sequence ATGAAACCTTTTATATACGATTTAACACTGGAAGAGCTTCAGGACTGGGCCAAAAATAATGGTGAGCCTGCCTTTCGGGGAGGACAAATTTTTGACTGGCTGTATGTAAAGCGGATCAATAATTTCAGCGAGATGACGAATTTGTCCAAGGCGCTGAGAGAAAAGCTGGAGGAGCAATTCAGTTTTGTGACGCTTCACGAAATTACAAAGTTGGAATCGAAAGATGGTACTGTTAAATTTCTGTTTGGTTTACATGATGACCATGCTATTGAGACGGTTATCATGAGACACAATTACGGAAACAGTATTTGTGTAACGACTCAAGTAGGTTGCCGGATTGGCTGTACTTTTTGTGCTTCGACGCTTGGGGGTCTCAAAAGAAACCTGACGGCTGGCGAAATTACTGCACAGGTGGTGCAGGCTCAGAAAATTCTGGATAAAACGAATGAACGAGTGAGCAGTATCGTAATTATGGGCTCGGGTGAGCCTTTTGAGAACTATGAAGCGACAATGACGTTTTTACGTACAATGATTCATGAAAAAGGCCTGAATATTGGTCAACGTCATATTACGGTTTCAACCAGCGGCATTGTGCCCAATATTTATAAATTTGCTGACGAGGATACACAAATTAATCTGGCAATATCCATTCATGCGCCTAATGATGCGCTACGTTCGAAGCTAATGCCTGTAAATCGGCGTTATCCTTTTAAGGATGTTATGGATTCTCTTCGTTATTATCTTGCTAAGACGGGGCGGAGAATTTCATTCGAATATGCCTTGATCGGTGGAGTGAACGACCAGGCAGAACATGCTGAAGAGCTTGCGGATGTGTTGAAGGACATGCTGTGTCACGTCAATTTGATTCCGGTCAACCATGTGCCTGAGCGCAAGTATGTGCGCACATCGCGCAGTGATATTTTTAATTTTCAACGTATTCTTGCCGAAAAAGGCGTCAATGTGACGATCCGGCGTGAACAGGGTCACGATATTGCCGCTGCTTGCGGTCAGTTGCGTGCAAAGCATATGGAGTTGGGGTGA
- the rsmB gene encoding 16S rRNA (cytosine(967)-C(5))-methyltransferase RsmB: MSGGHSRQGDQRKGVGIRPGKTRKQTAREVALDVLTGVEQEGAYSNFELNRRLQQAGLSASDVGLTTELVYGTVARRNTLDYFLNKFVQKGTAKLQPWVRSLLRMSVYQLVYLDRVPDHAVVSEAVTIAKRRGHQGISGMVNGVLRSMLREPDKLRIPDGLSAEERISLEHSHPQWLVKRWIKQYGVDTAEAICKANNEPPAVSVRVNTTMTSRDQLLDEMVAKGIDAVPSPVSPYGIVVRSGGNMALTSWYTDGLLSVQDESSMLVAEAVAPEPGMTVLDCCAAPGGKTAHMAELMKDRGRIVANDLHAHKHQLIREQASRLGLDAVETVTGDALDLKERYAPASFDRILLDAPCSGFGVIRRKPDLRWSKTAEDVRDITQLQHELLDSVAGLLKPGGILVYSTCTIEPDENEGQLARFLSEHPEYELAKDHSFPDVNHEMDGIQKGSVQLLPQHFHSDGFYIARLRRVK; the protein is encoded by the coding sequence ATGAGCGGGGGACACTCCCGTCAGGGAGACCAACGCAAGGGAGTGGGGATCAGACCCGGCAAGACTCGCAAACAGACGGCGCGGGAAGTTGCACTTGATGTGCTGACCGGTGTGGAGCAAGAGGGCGCGTATAGCAATTTTGAGCTCAATCGCCGGCTTCAGCAGGCAGGTTTATCTGCAAGTGACGTTGGTTTGACGACGGAACTTGTATACGGTACAGTGGCACGCCGAAATACACTGGATTATTTTTTGAATAAATTTGTTCAAAAAGGAACGGCCAAGCTTCAACCTTGGGTACGTTCATTGCTGCGGATGAGCGTGTATCAGCTGGTGTATCTGGATCGAGTTCCGGATCATGCAGTTGTTAGTGAAGCAGTGACCATTGCCAAACGGCGCGGGCATCAGGGGATTTCCGGTATGGTCAATGGCGTACTTCGCAGCATGCTGCGTGAGCCGGACAAGCTGCGCATTCCTGACGGTTTGTCAGCAGAGGAACGGATTTCGTTAGAACATTCCCATCCACAGTGGCTAGTTAAGCGCTGGATCAAGCAATACGGTGTCGATACAGCTGAGGCTATCTGCAAGGCTAATAACGAGCCCCCTGCGGTCAGTGTACGAGTGAATACGACGATGACCAGTCGTGATCAGCTGCTGGACGAGATGGTTGCAAAAGGGATTGATGCCGTTCCTTCGCCCGTTAGCCCCTATGGGATTGTTGTTCGTAGCGGCGGAAATATGGCGCTTACCTCGTGGTATACGGACGGATTGTTGTCTGTACAGGATGAAAGCTCCATGCTTGTTGCCGAAGCGGTCGCTCCTGAGCCTGGCATGACAGTGCTGGATTGCTGCGCAGCTCCAGGCGGCAAAACAGCTCATATGGCTGAGCTGATGAAGGATCGCGGCCGGATCGTTGCGAATGATCTGCATGCCCATAAGCATCAATTAATCCGTGAGCAAGCGAGTCGGCTTGGTCTGGATGCTGTTGAGACGGTTACCGGTGATGCGTTGGACTTAAAGGAACGATATGCTCCGGCTTCTTTTGACCGTATTTTGCTGGATGCACCATGCTCCGGTTTTGGGGTAATTCGCCGTAAACCTGATCTGCGTTGGAGCAAAACTGCGGAGGATGTTCGCGATATTACTCAACTGCAGCACGAGTTGCTGGATAGTGTGGCCGGACTGTTGAAGCCGGGTGGTATTCTGGTATACAGCACTTGCACGATTGAGCCTGATGAAAATGAAGGACAATTGGCTCGGTTTTTAAGCGAACATCCAGAGTATGAGTTGGCAAAGGATCATTCTTTTCCAGACGTGAATCACGAAATGGATGGTATACAGAAAGGCTCAGTACAGCTGTTACCGCAGCATTTTCACAGTGACGGATTTTATATCGCGCGTCTGCGCCGGGTAAAGTAG
- the fmt gene encoding methionyl-tRNA formyltransferase — protein MSQDIRIIFMGTPEFAVPSLNMLLDNGYNVVGVITQPDKPQGRKKILTPTPVKEAAEKRGLPVLQPTRLRQPEAVAQVAELRPDLIVTAAYGQILPKSVLDLPRFGCLNVHGSLLPRYRGGAPIQRAIINGETVTGVTLMYMAEGLDTGDMISRVEVAIEPEDTSGTIFEKLSVVGARLLQDELPKLLAGQSDRTPQNEDEATYAPNLNRDDERITWSDNAQQIYNRIRGLVPFSGAFTLWENNVFKIWAAEQPSINNEASGSNAPAPGTVLQLTARGIEVQTGKGTLWLTQVQPAGKKVMEAGTFARGGQMKPGTVLG, from the coding sequence ATGAGTCAAGACATTCGTATTATCTTTATGGGTACACCTGAATTTGCAGTCCCATCGCTGAATATGTTGCTGGACAACGGATATAACGTGGTCGGCGTAATTACTCAGCCAGATAAACCACAGGGACGGAAAAAAATATTGACGCCTACACCAGTCAAGGAAGCGGCTGAAAAGCGCGGATTACCTGTGCTGCAACCGACCCGCCTGCGGCAGCCGGAAGCAGTGGCTCAGGTGGCAGAGTTGCGTCCCGACCTGATCGTCACCGCAGCTTACGGTCAAATTTTGCCTAAGTCCGTATTAGACTTGCCTCGTTTCGGCTGTCTGAATGTGCATGGTTCGTTACTTCCCCGATATCGGGGAGGTGCACCGATCCAGCGTGCGATTATTAACGGTGAAACAGTGACGGGTGTAACGCTAATGTATATGGCGGAAGGGCTGGACACCGGTGATATGATATCGCGGGTTGAGGTGGCTATAGAGCCAGAGGATACGTCTGGCACAATTTTTGAGAAGCTAAGCGTAGTCGGAGCGAGACTTTTGCAGGACGAGCTGCCCAAGTTGCTGGCAGGGCAATCAGACCGTACGCCGCAAAATGAGGATGAGGCGACCTATGCCCCTAACCTGAACCGTGATGATGAGCGCATTACATGGAGTGATAATGCGCAGCAAATATACAACCGGATTCGCGGTCTGGTTCCTTTTTCTGGCGCGTTTACACTTTGGGAGAACAATGTTTTTAAAATATGGGCTGCGGAGCAGCCTTCCATAAATAATGAAGCGAGTGGCTCAAATGCTCCAGCACCCGGCACGGTTCTTCAATTAACCGCTCGTGGCATTGAGGTGCAGACAGGTAAAGGAACCCTCTGGCTGACCCAGGTTCAACCGGCAGGCAAGAAGGTTATGGAAGCCGGAACCTTTGCGCGCGGTGGACAGATGAAGCCCGGCACGGTGCTCGGATGA
- the def gene encoding peptide deformylase, translated as MSIRIIVLEPDDVLHKVAKEVTKITPNVQKLLDDMADTMYEAEGVGLAAPQVGILKRLIVVDAGDEHGLIKMINPEIVAEEGEQLGPEGCLSIPGLNGDVRRAEKVTVKGLNREGKAITVTATGLLSRAFQHEIDHLNGVLFTDIAEKVYEVALEQPGPNRQAGE; from the coding sequence ATGTCAATTAGAATTATAGTGTTGGAGCCGGATGACGTATTGCATAAAGTAGCAAAGGAAGTTACAAAAATTACGCCTAATGTGCAAAAGCTGTTGGACGATATGGCTGATACGATGTATGAAGCAGAAGGAGTAGGTCTTGCTGCTCCACAAGTAGGTATTTTGAAGCGACTCATCGTTGTAGATGCTGGAGACGAGCATGGCTTGATTAAAATGATCAATCCAGAAATTGTGGCCGAAGAAGGAGAACAATTGGGACCTGAAGGCTGCCTGAGTATTCCAGGGTTGAACGGAGATGTACGTCGTGCCGAGAAGGTTACAGTCAAGGGACTGAATCGCGAGGGCAAGGCTATTACCGTTACAGCGACAGGATTGCTTTCTCGTGCTTTTCAGCACGAAATTGATCATCTAAATGGAGTATTGTTCACGGATATTGCAGAAAAAGTATATGAGGTTGCTCTGGAACAGCCAGGACCGAACCGTCAGGCAGGGGAGTGA
- the priA gene encoding primosomal protein N', with product METGNLVAKVIVDVPAKDTDRTFDYLIPDSMKPWIEPGSRVAVPFGKRTVQAFVISVVPAEEPPKYRMRAIQELLDLVPPLSPDLVELGKWMSERYACNQIMALQVMIPTALKGKAERYISIAEQHESTNPQRSMLSNQEDEIEWALLTDDGMSDPAERQIVSFIQNKEQVPLQQLSRRFPEEAEVIKSLLRRGVLQESQVIKDKLGKKTMKAVDLAISIDEASMALEQFSAKAQRQREVLAFLLERSEFLPLPLKEVMTSLGVSAATVKALEDKGYVLQEDVEVFRDPYRGRHFKPTDPLPLTAEQQSVYERIVRQLDIREQGAYLLHGVTGSGKTEIYLQTIQRCIEQNRQAIVLVPEISLTPQMVERFKGRFGDQVAVMHSRLSGGERYDEWRKIREGRVKVAIGARSAVFAPFRELGLIIMDEEHETSYKQEETPKYHARDVAIRRAHQHGAVVILGSATPSLESYYAARSQSNDEFAPLLLEMPTRALGNTLPEVHIMDMREELRAGNRSMFSRALHNGIAERLERKEQTVLLLNRRGHSTFVMCRSCGYVAGCPDCDISLTYHQRSNNLRCHYCGYSEPVPQTCPECGSEHIRYFGTGTQRVEEELAKLFPGIRVVRMDVDTTTEKNAHEKLLKQFRDKKADVLLGTQMVAKGLDFPDVTLVGVITADSALNLPDFRAAEKTFQLLTQVAGRAGRHQLPGEVFVQSYTPEHYSVVHASRHDYASFVREELKHRRNLHYPPYCRLILVTFSHEQLPVLVRLAENYSATLQGRARQRGWFGNMDRLTSDVLDILGPVASPISRIKNRYRFQCMIKWRGNIDAIGLAQQVADEMAESAQAQKLLISLDVDPQMLM from the coding sequence ATGGAAACAGGCAATTTAGTTGCCAAGGTTATTGTCGATGTACCTGCCAAAGATACAGATCGTACCTTCGATTATCTGATACCGGATTCCATGAAACCTTGGATTGAGCCAGGTAGTCGGGTAGCTGTGCCTTTTGGCAAACGGACGGTGCAGGCTTTTGTTATCTCAGTAGTTCCAGCTGAGGAGCCGCCGAAATACAGGATGAGGGCGATTCAGGAGTTGCTAGATCTGGTACCGCCCTTATCTCCCGATTTGGTTGAATTGGGCAAATGGATGAGCGAACGTTATGCTTGTAATCAGATTATGGCACTGCAAGTGATGATTCCTACCGCGCTTAAGGGCAAGGCGGAACGTTATATCTCAATTGCCGAACAGCATGAGTCTACGAATCCACAGCGGTCTATGCTGTCTAATCAGGAGGATGAGATCGAATGGGCCCTTCTGACTGACGACGGTATGAGTGATCCGGCGGAGCGTCAGATTGTCAGCTTCATTCAGAATAAGGAGCAAGTCCCGTTGCAGCAACTCAGTAGACGCTTCCCCGAGGAGGCGGAGGTTATTAAATCGCTGTTGCGCCGCGGAGTGCTTCAAGAAAGTCAGGTTATTAAAGACAAGCTTGGCAAAAAGACGATGAAAGCTGTTGATTTGGCTATCAGCATAGATGAGGCATCCATGGCACTGGAGCAATTTTCTGCCAAGGCGCAGCGTCAGCGGGAGGTACTTGCTTTCTTGCTGGAACGTAGCGAGTTTCTGCCTCTGCCGCTGAAGGAAGTAATGACCTCGCTAGGTGTTTCGGCTGCCACGGTTAAGGCATTGGAAGATAAGGGCTATGTGTTACAGGAAGACGTTGAAGTCTTTCGCGATCCCTATCGGGGCAGACACTTCAAGCCTACAGATCCTCTTCCGCTTACGGCAGAGCAGCAGTCAGTGTATGAACGGATTGTTCGTCAGCTGGACATACGTGAGCAAGGAGCTTATTTGCTGCATGGAGTTACAGGGAGCGGTAAGACGGAAATCTATCTGCAGACTATTCAGCGCTGTATCGAGCAGAATCGCCAGGCCATTGTGCTCGTACCTGAAATATCATTAACCCCACAAATGGTCGAACGTTTCAAAGGTCGTTTTGGCGACCAGGTCGCAGTGATGCACAGTAGGTTGTCGGGGGGAGAACGGTACGATGAGTGGCGCAAAATACGCGAAGGCCGTGTGAAAGTCGCAATCGGCGCTCGCTCGGCGGTATTTGCCCCTTTTCGTGAGCTAGGGCTCATTATTATGGATGAGGAGCACGAAACATCCTATAAGCAGGAAGAGACGCCCAAATACCATGCGCGTGATGTAGCCATTCGCAGAGCACACCAGCACGGGGCTGTCGTTATTCTCGGTTCAGCTACACCATCATTGGAAAGCTATTATGCTGCCCGCTCCCAAAGCAACGACGAATTCGCGCCGTTGCTGCTGGAAATGCCGACCCGCGCATTAGGGAACACGTTACCCGAAGTCCATATCATGGACATGCGTGAGGAGCTACGGGCCGGCAACCGCTCCATGTTCAGCCGTGCGTTGCATAATGGAATCGCAGAGCGATTAGAGCGTAAGGAGCAGACGGTATTGCTGTTGAATCGGCGTGGTCACTCCACGTTCGTCATGTGCCGGAGCTGCGGCTATGTGGCAGGATGTCCGGATTGTGATATTTCGCTTACCTATCATCAGCGGTCGAACAATTTACGTTGTCATTATTGCGGCTATTCCGAGCCTGTACCTCAGACTTGCCCGGAGTGCGGTAGTGAGCATATTCGTTACTTCGGTACAGGTACGCAGCGAGTGGAAGAAGAGTTGGCTAAGCTATTCCCCGGCATACGTGTTGTCCGAATGGATGTCGATACCACAACTGAAAAAAACGCTCATGAAAAGCTGCTCAAGCAATTTCGTGATAAAAAAGCAGACGTACTGCTGGGTACTCAAATGGTAGCCAAAGGGCTGGACTTTCCCGATGTAACGCTGGTAGGTGTCATTACTGCGGATTCCGCTCTTAATTTACCGGATTTTCGGGCTGCGGAAAAGACATTTCAGCTGTTAACACAAGTAGCCGGGCGTGCTGGAAGGCATCAATTGCCGGGGGAAGTATTCGTACAATCCTACACTCCAGAGCATTATTCGGTGGTTCACGCAAGTCGTCATGATTATGCATCGTTTGTGAGAGAAGAGTTGAAACATCGTCGCAATCTGCACTACCCGCCATACTGCCGACTAATCTTAGTGACCTTTTCTCATGAACAGCTCCCGGTGCTGGTCCGACTGGCTGAAAATTATTCAGCGACACTACAAGGACGAGCCAGACAACGGGGCTGGTTCGGGAATATGGACCGGCTTACATCGGATGTGCTGGACATCTTGGGGCCAGTAGCTTCACCCATTTCGAGAATCAAGAATAGATACCGATTTCAATGTATGATAAAATGGCGTGGAAATATCGACGCGATTGGTTTGGCTCAGCAAGTGGCTGATGAAATGGCCGAATCTGCACAGGCACAAAAGTTGCTGATTAGTTTGGATGTTGATCCGCAAATGCTTATGTAG
- the coaBC gene encoding bifunctional phosphopantothenoylcysteine decarboxylase/phosphopantothenate--cysteine ligase CoaBC: protein MLKGKVIILGITGGIAAYKGAALCSKLTQKGADVHVIMTASAKEFITELTLQSLSRNPVYSDTFDEREPSIVSHIHLADAADLVLVAPATANIIGKMAHGLADDMLSTTLLATTAPIMVAPAMNVHMYTHPAVMQNMETLVSRGVKMIEPGEGLLACGYVGKGRLEEPETIVQTIERFFDQQALEPEAAIKSESRWFGEESTENQVTEPLVNKNELALSGKKVIVTAGGTIERIDPVRYITNDSSGKMGFAIAKVAQEMGAEVHLIAANTSAEPPSGISLERVQSAEDMYQAVLKQWETSDMVVMAAAVADYRPREVAQTKIKKKDSVFTLELVKNVDILESLGRSKKHQFLIGFAAETGNLETYAIDKLERKNCDLLAANDVTTDGAGFGVDTNAVQIYDRSGMVEQIPVQSKEEVARKLLTLAAGRMGGVLH from the coding sequence ATGTTGAAGGGGAAAGTTATTATTCTTGGTATAACCGGTGGAATTGCTGCTTATAAAGGGGCTGCGCTCTGCAGTAAGTTGACGCAAAAGGGAGCCGATGTTCATGTGATTATGACGGCTTCTGCCAAGGAGTTTATTACCGAACTTACACTGCAGTCACTCTCTCGCAATCCGGTGTACAGTGATACATTTGATGAAAGAGAGCCGTCCATCGTATCTCATATTCATCTGGCAGATGCGGCTGATTTGGTGCTAGTTGCTCCTGCAACAGCGAATATCATCGGAAAAATGGCGCATGGTCTTGCTGATGATATGTTATCGACAACGTTACTGGCTACGACAGCACCTATTATGGTGGCCCCTGCGATGAACGTACATATGTACACTCATCCGGCAGTCATGCAAAATATGGAGACACTGGTATCACGTGGTGTGAAGATGATTGAGCCTGGGGAAGGATTACTGGCTTGCGGTTACGTTGGCAAAGGACGTTTGGAAGAGCCAGAAACTATTGTGCAAACGATTGAGCGCTTTTTTGATCAGCAGGCTCTGGAACCTGAAGCCGCAATCAAATCTGAATCACGGTGGTTTGGAGAAGAATCTACAGAGAATCAAGTAACTGAGCCACTTGTAAATAAGAATGAACTAGCGCTTTCAGGAAAAAAAGTCATTGTCACGGCTGGAGGCACGATTGAGCGAATTGATCCTGTCCGTTACATTACGAATGATTCATCTGGTAAAATGGGCTTTGCCATTGCGAAAGTGGCTCAGGAGATGGGGGCGGAGGTACATTTGATTGCTGCCAATACCAGCGCGGAGCCGCCTTCAGGTATTTCGCTTGAAAGAGTCCAGTCAGCTGAAGATATGTACCAGGCTGTGCTAAAACAATGGGAAACGAGTGACATGGTCGTTATGGCTGCTGCTGTGGCAGATTATCGACCACGTGAGGTAGCACAGACTAAGATCAAGAAAAAAGATAGTGTATTTACATTAGAGTTAGTGAAGAACGTCGATATTTTGGAATCACTCGGACGCAGCAAGAAACATCAATTTTTAATTGGCTTTGCAGCAGAAACGGGAAATTTGGAGACGTATGCAATAGATAAATTAGAACGTAAAAATTGTGATTTGCTTGCGGCAAACGATGTAACTACAGATGGTGCTGGTTTTGGTGTTGATACGAATGCTGTTCAAATATATGACCGAAGCGGGATGGTAGAGCAGATCCCTGTACAGTCAAAGGAAGAAGTTGCGCGTAAATTGCTTACTCTAGCCGCGGGACGCATGGGTGGGGTGTTGCATTAA
- the rpoZ gene encoding DNA-directed RNA polymerase subunit omega, whose product MLYPSIDEMMKKVDSKYSLVVAASRRARQLREGEKTSLKSPKSHKQVGVALEEIYADHLLLESGEEE is encoded by the coding sequence GTGCTGTATCCTTCCATTGATGAAATGATGAAAAAGGTAGATAGTAAATATTCGCTGGTTGTAGCGGCATCACGCCGTGCTAGACAGTTGCGTGAGGGCGAGAAGACGAGCTTGAAGAGTCCTAAATCTCACAAACAGGTTGGAGTAGCTCTGGAAGAGATCTATGCAGATCATCTTTTGCTTGAAAGCGGCGAAGAAGAATAA
- the gmk gene encoding guanylate kinase, with translation MAKGLLFVISGPSGVGKGTVGNALREKLPEITYSVSATTRTPRSGEQDGVTYFFKTREEFLGMIERDELLEYAEYVGNYYGTPRDFVDQTLAQGKDIFLEIEVQGALKVKEKFPEGIFIFLLPPSLDELKDRIRGRGTETQATIDHRMSVAVNEMNLLRHYDYAVVNDEIDFACKRIESIIIAEHCKVRP, from the coding sequence ATGGCTAAGGGATTATTATTTGTAATATCTGGACCTTCGGGGGTCGGCAAAGGGACGGTAGGCAATGCATTGCGCGAAAAGCTACCTGAGATAACGTATTCCGTTTCTGCTACAACTCGAACACCTCGTTCGGGCGAGCAGGATGGAGTGACCTATTTTTTCAAAACGCGTGAAGAATTTTTAGGCATGATTGAACGAGATGAATTGCTGGAGTACGCAGAGTATGTAGGTAACTACTATGGCACTCCACGTGATTTTGTAGACCAGACGCTTGCGCAGGGTAAAGATATCTTTCTGGAAATTGAAGTTCAGGGCGCGCTAAAGGTTAAAGAAAAATTCCCGGAAGGCATATTCATTTTCTTGCTTCCGCCTTCACTGGATGAATTGAAGGATAGAATTCGGGGACGTGGCACAGAAACTCAAGCAACCATTGATCACCGTATGTCGGTAGCTGTGAACGAGATGAACTTGTTACGTCACTATGATTATGCGGTTGTCAATGATGAGATTGATTTCGCTTGTAAACGAATAGAATCCATTATTATCGCCGAACATTGTAAGGTTCGACCTTAA
- the remA gene encoding extracellular matrix/biofilm regulator RemA, translating into MAIKLINIGFGNIVSANRIISIVSPESAPIKRIIQEARDRHMLIDATYGRRTRAVIITDSDHVILSAVQPETVAHRLSTKDDDNDE; encoded by the coding sequence ATGGCAATCAAATTGATCAATATTGGCTTTGGCAATATCGTGTCGGCCAACCGAATAATCTCCATCGTCAGTCCGGAGTCTGCTCCGATCAAGCGGATTATACAGGAAGCCAGGGACCGTCATATGTTAATTGATGCTACCTATGGCCGCCGGACACGGGCTGTTATTATTACAGACAGTGATCATGTAATCCTGTCTGCGGTGCAGCCGGAGACGGTCGCTCATCGCCTATCCACTAAAGATGATGACAATGACGAATAA
- a CDS encoding YicC/YloC family endoribonuclease, whose amino-acid sequence MSLSMTGYGQAILHHKGYKVRLELKSVNHRYCEVMMRIPREWTQYEDGLRRTVQQQIKRGRIDVFIHRERDEEQIPAARLNDTVVQAYLRAAEQLADRYGVKGTLGISDILALPDVLGEPGEACNGDEEDWEEHLQRALNEALQGLLEMRRREGGHLAQDVESRILRLESFHHEMTVLAPHVVSDYRNRLKHRLKELQDGSFTLDEHKFGMEIALFADRSNIDEELTRLQSHFGQCKRLLLSDEPAGRKLDFLIQEMNREVNTIGSKANHLTLVNLVVEMKAELEKIREQAANIE is encoded by the coding sequence ATGTCATTGAGTATGACCGGATACGGTCAAGCCATCCTTCATCATAAGGGGTATAAAGTGCGCTTGGAATTGAAATCGGTCAATCACCGCTATTGCGAAGTGATGATGAGAATTCCACGTGAATGGACTCAATATGAAGATGGCTTGAGAAGAACGGTTCAACAGCAGATTAAACGCGGTCGTATCGATGTTTTCATCCACAGGGAACGTGATGAAGAACAGATACCCGCCGCACGGTTGAATGACACTGTCGTGCAGGCTTACCTGCGTGCAGCGGAGCAGCTGGCGGATCGTTATGGCGTGAAAGGAACGTTAGGTATAAGTGATATCCTTGCTTTGCCTGATGTTCTGGGTGAGCCTGGAGAGGCTTGCAATGGAGACGAAGAGGACTGGGAAGAGCATTTACAGCGAGCTTTGAACGAAGCTTTGCAAGGATTGCTGGAGATGAGAAGGCGAGAAGGCGGGCATTTGGCACAAGATGTGGAATCCCGTATCTTACGTCTGGAATCCTTTCATCATGAAATGACGGTGTTGGCTCCTCATGTTGTGAGCGACTACCGTAACAGGCTGAAGCACAGGCTTAAAGAGCTTCAGGACGGTTCATTTACGCTTGATGAACATAAGTTCGGAATGGAGATTGCGTTATTCGCGGATCGCAGCAATATTGATGAGGAGCTTACCCGGCTTCAAAGTCATTTTGGACAGTGCAAAAGGTTGCTGCTGTCGGACGAGCCGGCCGGTCGCAAATTAGATTTTTTAATCCAGGAAATGAACAGGGAAGTCAACACGATCGGCTCTAAGGCTAATCATCTCACATTAGTTAATTTGGTCGTTGAGATGAAAGCAGAGCTTGAAAAAATTCGTGAGCAGGCTGCAAATATTGAGTAG